One Candidatus Omnitrophota bacterium genomic region harbors:
- a CDS encoding MerR family transcriptional regulator — MKQAKWEVDKRFHLRVAPDEPVYTISVVCRFVELPVWTLRQLDRLGVLSPTRTAGQSRLYCSRDVERLRYIRFLMQSEKVNASGVKIILKTKGYLR; from the coding sequence ATGAAGCAAGCCAAATGGGAAGTTGATAAGCGTTTTCATCTTAGGGTAGCTCCGGACGAGCCAGTCTACACGATTAGTGTCGTTTGCCGTTTTGTGGAATTGCCTGTTTGGACTCTGCGCCAGCTTGATCGTCTGGGAGTTCTGTCTCCAACACGCACGGCTGGCCAAAGCCGTCTCTATTGCAGCCGTGATGTGGAGCGCCTGCGTTACATCAGATTTCTCATGCAGTCAGAAAAGGTCAACGCCAGTGGCGTGAAGATTATTTTGAAAACCAAGGGGTATCTTCGATGA